Proteins from a single region of Campylobacter sputorum:
- a CDS encoding acyl-[ACP]--phospholipid O-acyltransferase — translation MDSIFSKKGFIPYLVVMFINAGVDLGHKITIQNIILKYYDGDTLLYLSLLVNAMILFPFIFLFSPSGFLNDKFSKTIVTRVCAIIGVLFTFCILISYIFGWFYIAFIFTLFLAMQSAIYSPAKYGLIKNLLGSQNLGSGNGVVQAVTIVSILLNSFMFSIFFEMLYSGTSPSEIMSSVWFIGVILFVLSIIEAYFTFKIPYFKAVSIEENFEIKKYLNLTYLNHNLKFIKSNKSIFLCILGLSVFWAISQIIVATFPAHYKAMTMDSNVVIIQVILSVSAIGIIIGSAIAASYSKKHIELGIVPFGALGISMALFLLSGSKDIFLFALSSLIFGISGGVFIVPLNAAIQYFAKEEQMGKILSGNNFLQNITMVFAIIFSMFFVKFGLTTIGLYLICAMATLFTAIYCVKELPHLFSRILLLPILKQTYKVNVNGLDNLPLRGGVLLLGNHISWIDWLVLQIATPRPIKFVMFKSFYNHWYIKWFFNLFKVIPIGNGINKSAIEAITKRLNNGEVVALFPEGRISYNGHLGEFQQGFELAAKNANCVIIPFFIRGLWGSTFSRASKGYKELANIDGNKQISVTFGKQMSNTSTASAVKKVVNELSFYSWGEYVNSLDPVHFNWINVAKSHLFRRAIVDSTGLKLNNLKFITLVLVLFSKFKNSFENEKHIGVILPSSVFGSAINLLLLIKGKVIINLNYTVSEEMMIKCVQKADIKSIITSRKFVEKLADRGFNLQNSIGDKLIYLEDIAKSIEKKDKILAFLKAFFMPAWLIKLTHFEPVDIGETATIVFSSGSEGEPKGIKITHRNLMANIKQIAGVLNKQKSDVIMATLPLFHSFGITVTTFLPLTEGIMSVHIPDPTDSSTIGNMAAKYNATILLGTSTFFRLYNKSKKINSLMFANLRIVVAGAEKLKEDIKKEFKMKFGHEIYEGYGTTETTPVVSCNMPNSLDPDFFTELVFNKPRTVGLPLPGTVIKIVDPKTLEELDIGEEGLILIGGHQVMEGYYDDMAKTSDVIVKIDGIRYYKSGDIGLLDKDGFLKITDRVSRFAKIGGEMISLASVEEKVSNALGEDIEIICVSVEDEKKGEKIVLLYKGEILPNEVSLKLRASHVPPLMLPSSIYNLEEMPLLGSGKVDLKAAKNLARALESKE, via the coding sequence ATGGATTCTATTTTTTCAAAAAAGGGTTTTATACCTTATCTTGTTGTTATGTTTATAAATGCTGGAGTGGATTTAGGTCATAAGATAACAATACAAAATATTATTTTAAAATACTATGATGGCGATACTTTGTTATACCTAAGCCTATTAGTAAATGCTATGATTTTGTTTCCTTTTATATTTTTATTTTCACCATCTGGCTTTTTAAACGATAAATTTTCCAAAACGATTGTTACTAGAGTTTGTGCTATTATCGGGGTACTATTTACATTTTGTATATTAATAAGTTATATTTTTGGATGGTTTTATATTGCTTTTATATTTACGCTATTTTTAGCTATGCAAAGTGCAATTTATTCTCCTGCTAAATATGGTCTAATAAAAAATTTACTAGGATCTCAAAATTTAGGTAGTGGAAATGGCGTTGTACAAGCTGTTACTATAGTATCTATACTCTTAAATTCATTTATGTTTTCTATATTTTTTGAAATGTTATATAGTGGCACAAGTCCTAGTGAAATTATGAGTTCTGTATGGTTTATAGGTGTTATTTTATTTGTATTATCAATTATAGAAGCATATTTTACATTTAAAATACCATATTTTAAAGCAGTTTCTATTGAAGAGAATTTTGAAATTAAGAAATATCTTAATTTAACATATTTAAATCACAATTTGAAATTTATAAAATCTAATAAATCTATATTTCTTTGCATACTTGGATTATCCGTATTTTGGGCTATTTCACAAATAATAGTTGCGACTTTTCCTGCACACTATAAAGCTATGACAATGGATTCAAATGTAGTAATAATACAAGTAATACTTTCAGTAAGTGCAATAGGAATAATCATAGGCTCAGCAATAGCAGCAAGTTATTCTAAAAAACATATAGAGCTTGGCATTGTTCCATTTGGCGCACTAGGTATTTCTATGGCTCTTTTTTTATTATCGGGAAGTAAAGATATTTTTTTATTTGCATTATCATCACTAATTTTTGGTATAAGCGGAGGTGTTTTTATTGTTCCTTTAAATGCGGCTATTCAGTATTTCGCAAAAGAAGAGCAAATGGGGAAAATTTTATCTGGCAATAACTTTTTACAAAATATAACTATGGTTTTTGCAATAATATTTTCAATGTTTTTTGTTAAATTCGGACTTACTACTATTGGCTTATATCTGATTTGTGCTATGGCTACACTTTTTACAGCAATTTATTGTGTAAAAGAGTTGCCACATCTTTTTAGTAGAATACTGCTTTTACCTATACTAAAGCAAACTTATAAAGTAAATGTTAATGGACTTGATAATTTGCCATTAAGGGGTGGCGTTCTTCTTCTTGGTAATCACATTAGTTGGATCGATTGGCTTGTTTTGCAAATTGCTACACCAAGACCTATTAAATTTGTAATGTTTAAAAGTTTTTATAATCACTGGTATATAAAATGGTTTTTTAATTTATTTAAGGTTATTCCAATAGGAAATGGCATAAATAAAAGTGCCATAGAAGCTATAACTAAAAGGCTTAATAATGGCGAAGTAGTAGCTCTTTTTCCAGAAGGTAGGATATCATATAATGGTCATTTGGGTGAATTCCAGCAAGGTTTTGAGCTTGCTGCTAAAAATGCAAATTGTGTTATTATTCCATTTTTTATAAGAGGACTTTGGGGTTCAACTTTTTCAAGAGCTAGCAAAGGATACAAAGAGTTAGCAAATATTGATGGAAATAAGCAAATAAGTGTAACTTTTGGAAAGCAAATGAGCAATACTTCAACTGCTAGTGCCGTTAAAAAAGTTGTAAACGAGCTTTCTTTTTATAGTTGGGGTGAGTATGTAAATAGCTTGGATCCAGTGCATTTTAACTGGATAAATGTTGCAAAATCTCATCTTTTTAGAAGAGCTATTGTTGATTCTACAGGTCTAAAACTAAATAATCTTAAATTTATAACACTTGTTTTGGTGTTATTTTCTAAATTTAAAAACTCATTTGAGAATGAAAAACATATAGGCGTTATACTGCCGAGTTCCGTTTTTGGAAGTGCTATAAACTTACTTCTTTTAATAAAAGGAAAAGTTATTATAAATTTAAACTATACGGTTAGTGAAGAAATGATGATAAAATGCGTCCAAAAAGCTGACATAAAAAGCATTATAACTTCTAGAAAATTTGTTGAGAAATTAGCAGATCGTGGTTTTAATCTGCAAAATAGCATTGGAGATAAACTAATATATCTTGAGGATATTGCAAAAAGTATAGAGAAAAAAGATAAAATTTTGGCGTTTTTAAAGGCGTTTTTTATGCCAGCATGGCTTATAAAACTTACACATTTTGAGCCAGTTGATATAGGGGAGACTGCCACAATTGTTTTTAGTAGCGGAAGTGAAGGTGAACCAAAGGGTATAAAAATAACACATAGAAATTTAATGGCAAATATTAAGCAGATTGCTGGTGTTTTAAATAAACAAAAAAGTGATGTTATAATGGCTACTTTACCGCTTTTTCACTCCTTTGGCATAACAGTTACTACATTTTTACCATTAACAGAAGGCATAATGAGTGTACATATTCCAGATCCAACAGATAGCTCAACTATAGGCAATATGGCTGCAAAGTATAACGCAACTATACTTCTTGGAACTTCAACATTTTTTAGACTTTATAATAAAAGCAAAAAGATAAATTCTTTAATGTTTGCCAATCTTAGGATAGTGGTAGCAGGAGCTGAAAAGCTAAAAGAAGATATTAAAAAAGAATTTAAGATGAAATTTGGTCATGAAATTTATGAGGGTTATGGAACTACAGAAACTACACCTGTAGTTAGTTGCAATATGCCAAACTCATTAGATCCTGACTTTTTTACCGAACTTGTCTTTAATAAGCCTAGAACTGTTGGTTTGCCACTTCCAGGAACTGTTATAAAGATAGTTGATCCAAAAACATTAGAAGAATTAGACATAGGCGAAGAAGGGTTAATTCTTATAGGTGGTCATCAAGTAATGGAGGGCTATTATGATGATATGGCAAAGACATCAGATGTTATTGTAAAGATAGATGGGATTAGATACTATAAAAGTGGCGATATAGGCTTACTTGATAAAGATGGTTTTTTAAAAATTACAGATAGAGTTTCAAGATTTGCTAAAATTGGTGGTGAGATGATAAGTTTGGCAAGCGTCGAAGAAAAAGTATCAAATGCCCTAGGAGAGGATATAGAGATTATTTGCGTTAGTGTAGAAGACGAGAAAAAGGGTGAAAAGATAGTTCTTTTATACAAAGGAGAAATTTTGCCAAATGAAGTAAGTTTAAAACTTAGGGCTTCACATGTGCCACCATTAATGCTTCCATCTTCTATATATAATCTTGAAGAGATGCCGCTTCTTGGAAGTGGAAAAGTGGATTTAAAAGCCGCTAAAAACCTAGCAAGAGCGCTAGAATCCAAAGAGTAA
- the queC gene encoding 7-cyano-7-deazaguanine synthase QueC, translating into MKKALCIISGGMDSTLCAYMAKNEGYEIVALHFDYNQRTMNKERECFSKICDDLNIKKREILDVSFISQIGANALTDTNLEIPKTGISNDIPITYVPFRNGVFLSIAAALAQKENCDAIFIGVVEEDSSGYPDCSEEFIKSMQRSINLGRGTKETKIITPLVHLSKADIVKKAISLNVPLELTWSCYESEDKACGECDSCRLRLNGFKKAGFKDKIPYKE; encoded by the coding sequence ATGAAAAAAGCACTTTGTATAATAAGTGGTGGAATGGATAGCACACTTTGTGCATATATGGCGAAAAATGAGGGTTATGAGATAGTTGCACTTCACTTTGATTACAATCAAAGAACTATGAATAAAGAAAGAGAGTGTTTTAGCAAAATATGCGATGATTTAAACATCAAAAAAAGAGAAATTTTAGATGTTAGTTTTATATCACAAATCGGTGCAAATGCATTAACTGATACAAATTTAGAAATTCCAAAAACCGGCATTAGTAATGACATACCAATAACCTATGTTCCTTTTAGAAATGGAGTTTTTTTAAGCATTGCAGCAGCACTTGCTCAAAAAGAGAATTGTGATGCGATATTTATAGGTGTTGTTGAAGAAGATAGTAGTGGATATCCTGATTGTAGCGAAGAGTTTATAAAAAGTATGCAGCGTAGTATAAATTTAGGAAGAGGCACAAAAGAAACAAAGATTATTACACCTCTTGTTCATCTTAGTAAAGCAGATATCGTAAAAAAAGCTATATCTTTAAATGTACCATTAGAATTAACTTGGAGCTGTTATGAGAGTGAAGATAAAGCGTGTGGCGAGTGCGATAGTTGTAGGCTTAGACTAAATGGCTTTAAAAAAGCTGGTTTTAAAGATAAAATTCCATACAAAGAGTAA
- the ybeY gene encoding rRNA maturation RNase YbeY, whose product MIICDDKYPKILDEILKFLSNDDVELVFVDCDEMRRINKENRNIDKTTDVLSFPLEFVYGSVLGSIVINLDLVSKKANELNHTNDDEIALLFTHGLLHILGFDHEIDSGEMRQQEARIIEHFNLPPSLIVRTQG is encoded by the coding sequence ATGATTATTTGTGATGATAAATATCCCAAAATTTTAGATGAAATTTTAAAATTTTTAAGCAATGATGATGTCGAATTAGTATTTGTTGATTGCGATGAAATGCGTAGAATAAACAAAGAAAATAGAAATATAGACAAAACTACAGATGTTTTAAGTTTTCCTTTGGAGTTTGTTTATGGTTCAGTTTTAGGAAGTATAGTTATAAATTTGGATTTAGTTAGCAAAAAGGCAAATGAGTTAAATCATACAAATGATGATGAAATAGCACTTCTTTTTACGCATGGATTACTTCATATTTTAGGTTTTGATCACGAAATTGATAGTGGCGAAATGAGACAGCAAGAAGCTAGAATTATAGAGCATTTTAACTTACCGCCAAGTCTTATAGTTCGCACACAAGGATAG
- a CDS encoding MOSC domain-containing protein, which translates to MIKNIYQDKITININGLNKDCISDTKNHGGTNKAVFANSLSNYKIWNDFLRKKLNIGDMRENITMKNLDENSVCIGDIHY; encoded by the coding sequence TTGATAAAAAATATTTATCAAGATAAAATAACAATAAATATAAATGGCTTAAATAAGGATTGTATCTCAGATACTAAAAACCATGGCGGGACTAATAAGGCTGTATTTGCAAACTCTCTTAGTAATTATAAAATTTGGAATGATTTTTTAAGAAAAAAGCTAAATATAGGAGATATGAGAGAAAATATCACTATGAAAAATCTTGATGAAAATAGTGTTTGTATCGGAGATATTCACTACTAA
- a CDS encoding DUF748 domain-containing protein, with the protein MSKNKKISIVILCFISFIFIIYTLFGFLGIPYILKNSIPSSLKKQGIELNIKDAKFNPFTYDLNISEISISTFEKIFSAKKIDFDIDILKIFKKTIHLNAIKLDTLDINILKDINGTFNFASFLPKDEKDENVGKTSSFNFILNHLEILNGKFSYSDNSLDKPFNINLDDINYKISNINMADENIGHHMLDSISNLAKNISIDSGIKIKPLTFHGNIKVQDLELNPVWLSFLENMPLKLKSGKLSTQINYNIIFDKDKMYFLIDNSNLTLNNILVLDKNDSISLGELNIPNINIVSNIKPYDVSTMINFENLNLLNLNHSKIGHINALNLIQNNLNITLKDKNTILDINSSNIISKNISLSNNLAISNDDINASNISFMLQNMDGNLSIDTNLAKLNIKNSQLNIDKIKAILNDATLTNANFTLKDKNITFKNDKLNTSDFSFFINKEKLFNNQSSNLSNFTYTFNNQSSNINADNYELSKTTAYSKNSKFSSFEKLNLKDIVFDLNDLNLKINTINLDAFDFKTNINKNRKISVIENLPSIQSTNKTSKNNKKQQNSTKKAFSYAINQININNAKADINNIMDDFNVTHKFNDIDIKIKNFTSNYAKPFGISLSSNSKDISLKTSGEVSINPFKTNLNIDLSHRNLSYYMPYAKEFIDAKLQDAKMSFKGRFKFDKTPKIQGNLELKDISLLNQEDFDIFYIKQFYIKNIQYDTNLLNLDDITLQDPYLNVYIDKNKQVNLSKIIKKDKSKNDKQDKKEDQNDSKFAIFINKIKLENGTLDFSDYSLFTPFVTKISNLQSTASSIRNDKISHINLEGTVGASGYSSIEIQTKPFDPKDYTKINMTFKDINLPDITPYSSEFAGYEIDSGRLNLSLVYDINNSVMLSENTINIDALELGKKVQSDQAVNLPLKLAISILKDSNNQITINLPITGDLSNPKFSYGGIVLQAVMQLFTDIITSPFKFLTSTLGIKGEQMDTIDFKPGNDNLISSEKAKIPNFAKIIEQKDSINITITPAYNKKLDENEFQKNKFESDISRYMMKDGLSYKDAIEKLRIRFLPNKNFPSLQETTKAIITTYNIKQKYFDEVAINRAQNIKNALIKAGIPKDRIEILKINPNGKIKQNLYISVEMGIVRKEK; encoded by the coding sequence ATGAGTAAAAATAAAAAAATTTCTATAGTTATTTTATGCTTTATTAGTTTTATTTTTATCATTTATACACTATTTGGATTTTTGGGAATTCCTTATATTTTAAAAAACAGCATTCCATCATCTTTAAAAAAACAAGGAATAGAACTAAATATAAAAGATGCTAAATTTAACCCTTTTACATATGATTTAAACATAAGCGAAATTTCTATAAGCACTTTTGAAAAAATTTTTAGTGCAAAAAAAATAGACTTTGATATAGACATCTTAAAAATTTTTAAAAAAACTATACATCTAAATGCTATAAAACTTGATACTCTAGATATAAACATTTTAAAAGACATAAATGGAACTTTTAACTTTGCTAGTTTTTTGCCAAAAGATGAAAAAGATGAAAATGTTGGCAAAACTTCTTCATTTAATTTTATTTTAAATCATCTAGAAATATTAAATGGTAAGTTTAGTTATAGCGATAACTCTCTAGACAAGCCTTTTAATATCAATTTAGATGACATAAACTATAAAATTTCAAATATTAATATGGCAGATGAAAACATAGGTCATCACATGCTTGATTCCATATCAAATTTAGCAAAAAATATATCCATAGATAGTGGCATAAAGATAAAACCGCTTACATTTCATGGAAATATAAAAGTTCAAGATCTTGAGCTTAATCCAGTTTGGTTATCTTTCTTAGAAAATATGCCATTAAAACTAAAAAGCGGGAAGTTAAGCACACAGATAAACTACAACATTATTTTCGATAAAGATAAAATGTATTTCTTGATAGATAACTCAAATTTAACATTAAATAACATTTTGGTTTTAGATAAAAACGACTCTATATCTCTTGGGGAGCTAAATATACCAAATATCAACATAGTTTCTAACATAAAACCATACGATGTATCAACTATGATAAATTTTGAAAATTTAAATTTATTAAATTTAAATCATAGCAAAATCGGACATATAAATGCACTAAATTTAATACAAAATAATTTAAATATCACTCTAAAAGATAAAAATACAATTTTAGACATTAATTCATCAAATATAATTAGCAAAAATATATCTCTTAGCAACAATTTAGCTATATCTAACGATGATATAAATGCCTCAAATATCTCTTTTATGTTGCAAAATATGGATGGAAATTTATCCATAGATACAAATTTGGCAAAACTTAACATCAAAAACTCACAACTTAACATAGATAAAATCAAAGCTATTTTAAATGACGCCACACTAACAAATGCAAATTTCACCCTAAAAGATAAAAATATCACATTTAAAAATGATAAATTAAATACATCTGATTTTTCGTTTTTTATAAACAAAGAAAAACTTTTTAACAATCAATCATCAAATCTTAGCAATTTTACTTACACATTTAATAACCAATCATCAAACATAAATGCTGATAATTACGAACTTTCTAAAACTACTGCTTATAGCAAAAATTCTAAATTTTCTTCATTTGAAAAACTAAATTTAAAAGATATAGTTTTTGATCTAAATGATTTAAATTTAAAAATAAATACTATAAATTTAGATGCTTTTGATTTTAAAACTAATATAAATAAAAACAGAAAAATAAGCGTAATAGAAAATTTACCATCTATACAATCTACAAATAAGACTTCTAAAAACAATAAAAAGCAGCAAAATAGCACTAAAAAGGCTTTTTCTTACGCTATAAACCAGATAAATATAAATAACGCTAAAGCAGATATAAATAACATTATGGATGATTTTAATGTCACTCATAAATTTAATGATATAGATATAAAAATAAAAAATTTTACTTCAAATTATGCAAAACCTTTCGGTATTTCTTTAAGCTCTAATTCAAAAGATATCTCTTTAAAAACATCGGGTGAAGTATCCATAAATCCGTTTAAAACAAATTTAAATATAGACTTATCGCATAGAAATTTGTCATATTATATGCCTTATGCAAAAGAATTTATAGATGCAAAACTTCAAGATGCAAAGATGAGTTTTAAAGGTAGGTTTAAATTTGATAAAACACCAAAAATACAAGGAAATCTTGAGTTAAAAGATATTTCTTTGTTAAATCAAGAAGATTTTGATATTTTTTATATAAAACAATTTTATATAAAAAATATACAATATGATACAAACTTACTAAATTTAGACGACATAACTCTACAAGATCCGTATTTAAATGTTTATATAGATAAAAATAAACAGGTAAATTTATCAAAGATTATCAAAAAAGATAAATCAAAAAATGATAAACAAGACAAAAAAGAAGATCAAAACGATAGTAAATTTGCAATATTTATAAATAAAATAAAGTTAGAAAATGGCACACTTGATTTTAGTGATTATTCCTTATTTACGCCTTTTGTCACCAAAATTTCAAATTTACAAAGCACAGCTTCATCTATAAGAAATGATAAAATCAGCCATATCAACCTAGAAGGAACCGTTGGTGCAAGTGGCTATAGCTCCATAGAAATACAAACAAAACCATTTGATCCAAAAGATTACACCAAAATAAATATGACTTTTAAAGATATTAATTTACCAGATATTACTCCATATAGTAGCGAATTTGCTGGATATGAGATAGATAGCGGAAGACTTAATCTAAGTTTGGTCTATGATATAAATAATTCTGTAATGCTTTCTGAAAATACCATAAACATCGACGCACTAGAACTTGGAAAGAAAGTTCAAAGTGATCAAGCTGTAAATTTACCACTCAAACTAGCAATATCCATACTAAAAGATTCAAATAATCAAATAACAATAAATCTGCCTATAACTGGCGATTTATCAAATCCAAAATTTAGCTATGGTGGCATTGTTTTACAAGCGGTAATGCAACTTTTTACAGATATAATCACAAGTCCTTTTAAATTTTTAACATCTACCCTTGGTATAAAAGGTGAGCAGATGGATACGATTGATTTTAAACCAGGAAATGATAATCTAATAAGCTCAGAAAAGGCAAAAATTCCAAATTTTGCTAAAATAATAGAACAAAAAGATAGCATAAATATAACTATAACTCCAGCTTATAATAAAAAATTAGACGAAAATGAATTTCAAAAAAATAAATTTGAATCCGATATATCAAGATACATGATGAAAGACGGATTATCATACAAAGATGCCATTGAAAAGCTTAGAATTCGCTTCTTGCCAAATAAAAATTTTCCTTCTTTGCAAGAGACAACAAAAGCTATAATTACAACATATAATATAAAGCAAAAATACTTTGATGAAGTTGCGATAAATAGAGCACAAAATATCAAAAATGCTCTTATAAAAGCAGGAATTCCTAAAGACAGGATAGAAATTTTAAAAATAAATCCTAATGGAAAAATAAAACAAAATTTATATATAAGCGTAGAAATGGGAATTGTAAGAAAAGAAAAATAA
- a CDS encoding epoxyqueuosine reductase QueH has protein sequence MLVHICCSVDSHYFLKRLKKDYPNKKIIGYFYDPNIHPYSEYLLRFNDVKHSCKTIGIKLIKGEYDLNSWFDGAKYMANEPEKGKRCEFCFDFRLENTAQKALELGENTITTTLLMSPKKSLMQLNTSLEKICDKFNIKFIAPDYRKNGGTSEQMSLAKNDNLYAQNYCGCIFALKKQRDHQNLFMSEMISNIGNQKLPNSIEEKLNFYKKVHRLKDKNIKFQIIKDRFLNYRLLNAYVKFDDKVVDSYFLYLSKFRKENVNLNLKNDKNIAFCKDEIKFISLKFFNKILKTNYKKVREIVYNPPSIKKELMLRNYICKEYSLSPIIVIDEIKNAKVQIYAKCLLYEDIRHKIAKFK, from the coding sequence ATGTTAGTGCATATATGCTGTTCTGTTGATAGTCATTATTTTTTAAAAAGATTGAAAAAAGATTACCCAAATAAAAAAATTATAGGTTATTTTTACGATCCAAATATACATCCATATAGTGAGTATTTACTTCGTTTTAACGATGTAAAACATAGTTGTAAAACCATTGGAATTAAGCTTATAAAAGGCGAGTATGATTTAAACTCTTGGTTTGATGGTGCAAAATATATGGCAAATGAGCCTGAAAAAGGCAAAAGATGTGAGTTTTGTTTTGATTTTAGATTAGAAAATACAGCACAAAAAGCATTAGAGCTTGGCGAAAATACAATCACTACAACACTTCTTATGAGTCCTAAAAAATCTCTTATGCAACTTAACACTTCTTTAGAAAAAATTTGTGATAAATTTAATATTAAATTTATAGCACCAGATTATAGGAAAAATGGTGGAACTAGCGAACAAATGAGCCTAGCAAAAAATGATAATTTGTATGCACAAAATTACTGCGGTTGCATTTTTGCTCTAAAAAAACAAAGAGATCACCAAAATCTTTTTATGAGTGAAATGATAAGTAATATTGGCAATCAAAAATTACCAAATTCCATAGAAGAAAAGTTAAATTTTTATAAAAAAGTTCATCGCTTAAAAGATAAAAATATTAAATTTCAAATAATAAAAGATAGATTTTTAAATTATAGATTACTAAATGCATATGTAAAATTTGACGATAAAGTTGTTGATAGTTACTTTTTATATTTAAGTAAATTTAGAAAAGAAAATGTTAATTTAAATTTGAAAAATGATAAAAATATTGCATTTTGCAAAGACGAAATCAAATTTATATCATTAAAATTTTTTAATAAAATTTTAAAAACAAATTATAAAAAAGTTAGAGAAATTGTTTATAATCCGCCAAGTATAAAAAAGGAGTTGATGCTTAGAAACTATATCTGCAAAGAGTATAGTTTAAGTCCAATTATAGTTATCGATGAGATAAAAAATGCAAAAGTTCAAATATATGCAAAATGCTTACTTTATGAAGACATAAGGCACAAAATAGCAAAATTTAAGTAA
- the fabZ gene encoding 3-hydroxyacyl-ACP dehydratase FabZ, which produces MIDIVEIQKILPHRYPFLLIDRVIDIVPNKSIVAIKNVTIGEQIFQGHFPSHPIYPGVMIIEGMAQAGGVLAFKSMPNEDLSNKVVYFMSIDKAKFRRPIRPGDTIEFRLQTLKHRGKIWVLKGEAFVDDILVAEAELQAMIMDK; this is translated from the coding sequence ATGATAGACATAGTAGAAATCCAGAAAATTTTACCACACAGATATCCGTTTTTGCTTATAGATAGGGTTATAGATATTGTTCCAAATAAGAGCATTGTAGCAATAAAAAATGTAACCATAGGAGAGCAAATTTTCCAAGGACATTTTCCTTCTCATCCTATATATCCAGGAGTTATGATAATAGAAGGAATGGCGCAAGCCGGCGGAGTTTTGGCATTTAAAAGTATGCCTAATGAAGATTTATCAAATAAAGTTGTGTATTTTATGAGCATAGATAAGGCTAAATTTCGCCGTCCTATAAGACCTGGCGATACTATAGAGTTTAGATTGCAAACATTAAAACATAGAGGTAAAATTTGGGTTTTAAAAGGCGAAGCTTTTGTGGATGATATTTTGGTAGCAGAAGCAGAGCTTCAAGCAATGATAATGGATAAGTAG
- the lpxA gene encoding acyl-ACP--UDP-N-acetylglucosamine O-acyltransferase — MNKIDPRAIIEDGAMLGDDVIVEANAFISKDSKIGNGCIIKQGARIIGDTTIGDGGKVFSYAIVGEIPQDMSFEVGEKTGLVIGKNVTIHEFCTISSGSHKGDGFTRIGDNAFIMAYCHIAHDCVIGSNIIMANNATLAGHVEMGDYAVIGGLTPVHQFVKIGESCMIAGASALSQDIVPFCLAEGNRAYIRGLNLVGIRRRFDKEQVEIINQAFKFLFKSENGLKDQAKELKEKTDNKHVLKMCDFILNTTRGIPLQKGKD, encoded by the coding sequence ATGAACAAAATAGATCCTAGAGCGATAATAGAAGACGGAGCTATGCTAGGAGACGATGTTATAGTTGAGGCTAATGCTTTTATAAGCAAAGATTCTAAGATAGGAAATGGTTGTATTATCAAACAGGGTGCAAGAATCATTGGCGATACTACCATTGGAGATGGTGGAAAAGTATTTAGCTATGCTATAGTTGGCGAAATACCACAAGATATGAGTTTTGAAGTTGGCGAAAAAACAGGACTAGTAATAGGCAAAAATGTTACAATTCACGAATTTTGCACGATAAGTTCAGGTTCTCACAAGGGCGATGGTTTTACTAGGATAGGAGATAATGCTTTTATAATGGCTTATTGTCATATAGCACATGATTGCGTTATTGGAAGCAATATTATTATGGCAAATAATGCAACTTTAGCAGGTCATGTTGAAATGGGAGATTATGCTGTAATTGGCGGCTTGACACCGGTTCATCAGTTTGTAAAAATTGGTGAAAGTTGCATGATAGCAGGAGCTTCTGCGCTTTCGCAAGATATAGTACCTTTTTGTTTGGCTGAGGGTAATAGAGCTTATATAAGAGGCTTAAATTTAGTTGGAATCAGAAGAAGGTTTGATAAAGAACAAGTTGAGATAATTAATCAAGCTTTTAAATTTCTTTTTAAAAGTGAGAATGGCTTAAAAGACCAAGCCAAAGAGTTAAAAGAAAAAACTGATAATAAGCATGTTCTTAAAATGTGCGATTTTATATTGAATACAACAAGAGGAATTCCTCTACAAAAAGGAAAAGATTAA